A genomic segment from Gracilimonas sediminicola encodes:
- a CDS encoding YybH family protein has protein sequence MKKIPLLLIILVSTSMTVLAQDSSQNAAIKKTLNDFKTAIITNDTETASQLLHDEVVILEGQGSETKEQYLSHHFHSDGRFLSAIERKQLSQKIKTEGNIAWVTSLTKMTGTYNDREIDRTSLELAVLKRENGKWMIVAVHWS, from the coding sequence ATGAAAAAGATACCATTATTACTCATCATACTCGTTTCAACATCAATGACAGTCTTGGCTCAAGACAGTTCACAAAACGCAGCCATCAAAAAAACACTTAACGATTTTAAGACAGCTATCATTACAAACGATACCGAAACAGCGTCCCAATTACTTCACGATGAGGTTGTGATCTTAGAAGGACAAGGAAGCGAGACCAAAGAGCAGTACTTATCTCACCATTTTCACTCTGACGGTCGTTTTTTAAGTGCAATTGAAAGAAAACAATTGTCACAAAAGATTAAAACCGAAGGCAATATAGCCTGGGTTACATCTCTAACAAAGATGACGGGAACCTATAATGACCGGGAAATTGATAGAACAAGCCTCGAGCTTGCTGTTTTAAAGCGTGAGAATGGCAAATGGATGATTGTAGCGGTGCATTGGTCATGA
- a CDS encoding DUF2231 domain-containing protein → MNELFDYAPNIHPMIVHFPIAILILAIGLNLIAFFLPEKWWDEKKTTLLYVLGSLSAIITYFTGQSAADSVFLPTQAQSVLTNHADWALYTVLFFSIYSCCRLILHWVDKMKQSATPMLMFLLALPGLFLLFQTGEHGATMVYGYGVGTGQYLEEAEKSNPEPTVATQDTSITSTFIKKENGDWIWDMSASAVNDLEENFHWIKGDIDQLNPTVSIENNTTYLTITAQQEIDNLFVTHSTYQNIQLDVYIDITSFNGEIQLVHHLQDDQNYDFVTLTSNGEIVQGRIENGQTEIFADKAYQNDDLKFIRAVGDGTHFRGYINKEMAVHGHGDTPEKGNVGLRIKGSGTIKIQNIEFSQL, encoded by the coding sequence ATGAATGAATTATTTGATTACGCCCCCAATATTCATCCTATGATTGTTCATTTTCCTATAGCCATACTCATACTGGCTATTGGGTTGAACCTCATCGCTTTTTTTCTTCCTGAAAAATGGTGGGATGAGAAAAAGACAACATTACTTTATGTCCTTGGTTCACTATCAGCCATTATCACCTATTTCACAGGCCAATCAGCAGCAGATAGTGTTTTTCTACCAACGCAAGCACAGTCAGTGCTCACAAATCATGCTGATTGGGCATTATACACTGTTCTGTTTTTCTCTATCTACTCTTGCTGTCGCCTTATTTTGCATTGGGTTGATAAAATGAAACAAAGCGCCACACCAATGCTGATGTTTCTTCTAGCTCTGCCAGGTCTATTTCTTCTCTTCCAAACCGGAGAGCATGGAGCAACTATGGTCTATGGTTACGGAGTAGGAACCGGACAGTACCTAGAAGAGGCTGAGAAATCAAATCCTGAGCCAACTGTGGCCACCCAAGATACGAGTATCACGTCAACTTTTATCAAGAAAGAAAATGGAGACTGGATATGGGATATGAGCGCCAGTGCGGTGAATGATCTTGAAGAAAACTTCCATTGGATTAAGGGGGATATCGACCAGTTAAATCCTACTGTCTCAATAGAAAACAATACAACGTATCTGACTATTACTGCTCAACAAGAAATTGATAATCTGTTCGTAACGCATTCTACGTATCAAAACATCCAACTTGATGTTTATATTGATATCACATCTTTTAATGGCGAGATACAACTTGTCCATCACCTTCAAGATGACCAAAACTATGACTTTGTAACGCTTACATCCAACGGCGAGATTGTGCAAGGGCGAATTGAGAACGGCCAAACCGAAATCTTTGCTGATAAGGCATATCAAAACGATGATTTAAAATTTATCAGAGCCGTTGGCGATGGCACCCATTTTAGAGGTTATATCAATAAAGAAATGGCGGTGCACGGACATGGTGATACACCTGAAAAGGGTAATGTCGGTCTGAGAATTAAAGGAAGCGGTACAATCAAAATTCAAAACATAGAATTTTCTCAACTCTAA
- a CDS encoding P-II family nitrogen regulator — protein MKLIKAYIRPILLEDVYKSLRAAGHCCITVFKGEGAGQYSDPDKEHGSLEFPAMHSKVTKIEIAAQETSVQPIIETIQQSASTGSSGDGIIFVSPIEYALRIRDGKEGAEILL, from the coding sequence ATGAAACTTATCAAAGCCTATATACGCCCAATATTACTTGAAGATGTCTACAAATCTCTCCGGGCAGCTGGACATTGTTGTATCACGGTCTTTAAAGGTGAAGGGGCCGGACAATACTCCGACCCAGATAAAGAACATGGCTCGTTGGAATTTCCTGCCATGCATTCTAAAGTGACAAAAATTGAAATTGCAGCTCAGGAAACTTCCGTTCAACCCATTATAGAGACTATACAGCAATCCGCTTCAACCGGATCATCTGGAGACGGAATTATTTTTGTCTCGCCCATTGAATATGCACTTCGCATTCGGGACGGGAAAGAGGGCGCAGAGATACTTTTATAA
- a CDS encoding heavy-metal-associated domain-containing protein, with the protein MKKLILLLLTLILSLPITANAQLLKVEQTVFGMDCAPCAYGLEKRIHKLDGVAKANVSLNKGLLEIFLLENNSLTLSVIRDAVKDSGFEPQSAEITAKGVLRKDNEGRFVLNVSEQSQLLLHHDSSLFNKLNEMIGKSIVVSGEIGEDSNSKLNVLTYTLNE; encoded by the coding sequence ATGAAAAAACTCATTTTACTTTTACTTACCCTCATTCTGTCATTGCCAATTACCGCAAATGCTCAGCTTCTAAAGGTTGAGCAAACAGTATTTGGAATGGACTGTGCTCCATGCGCCTATGGCCTTGAAAAGCGGATACACAAACTTGATGGCGTTGCTAAGGCTAATGTTAGTTTGAATAAAGGGCTTCTCGAAATTTTCTTACTCGAGAATAATAGCCTTACTCTGTCGGTGATTAGAGACGCTGTTAAAGATAGTGGGTTCGAACCTCAATCTGCCGAAATTACAGCCAAAGGTGTATTAAGAAAAGACAACGAAGGCCGTTTTGTACTGAACGTCTCTGAACAAAGTCAGTTATTGCTTCATCATGACAGTTCATTATTTAATAAACTCAATGAAATGATTGGAAAGTCGATAGTTGTTTCTGGTGAGATAGGTGAAGATTCGAACTCTAAATTAAATGTATTAACCTATACGCTTAATGAGTGA
- a CDS encoding permease, whose product MSEFIQLYGESTKTALGFFWKSGWAFILGYFVSGMIQAFVPKGKMTKYMGDADFKSISLSTLFGSASSSCSFAALAAARSLVKKGAHFVAAVAFMFASTNLVIELGILIMIFLGWQFLLAEIIGGLVLILISSILIKLTYPQKWIHHAREKLEDEDEAMSDDFNWKERITSKKGWHLVGQKFVNDWKMAWEDILIGFTIAGFVAVLVPESFWSSLFLVDATGIPDWLVTLENALVAPFVAGATFIGSMGNIPLATVLNENGVLFAGIMGFIYSDLMVPPLVHINAKYYGWKVALYIAGIMFVSIVATALILNAGFSFFGIIPDSAKAVQDVTQFKIDYTFWMNMVFLFVTGGMIYLYKQHKKHHGSGMDMQMDGGGKIKKAAVTLFILINVVGILAFGYSTLIN is encoded by the coding sequence ATGAGTGAATTTATTCAACTTTATGGAGAGTCTACAAAGACAGCCTTGGGGTTTTTCTGGAAATCAGGCTGGGCTTTTATCTTAGGGTATTTCGTATCCGGGATGATTCAAGCCTTCGTGCCTAAAGGGAAAATGACCAAATATATGGGTGATGCGGACTTCAAAAGCATTTCATTATCTACATTATTTGGTTCGGCCAGCTCCTCATGCTCTTTTGCAGCTTTGGCAGCAGCCCGATCACTTGTTAAAAAAGGTGCTCATTTTGTAGCAGCCGTCGCTTTTATGTTTGCTTCCACCAATCTGGTCATTGAATTGGGCATTCTAATTATGATTTTCTTGGGATGGCAATTCCTGCTTGCCGAGATTATTGGTGGATTGGTTCTTATCCTCATCAGTAGTATTCTCATTAAGCTGACCTATCCTCAAAAATGGATTCATCACGCACGGGAGAAATTGGAAGATGAAGATGAGGCTATGTCAGACGATTTTAACTGGAAAGAGCGCATCACCAGTAAAAAGGGATGGCATCTGGTTGGTCAAAAATTTGTTAATGACTGGAAAATGGCATGGGAAGATATCCTGATCGGCTTTACCATTGCGGGTTTTGTCGCTGTTCTCGTACCGGAAAGTTTTTGGTCAAGCTTATTTTTGGTTGATGCAACAGGTATTCCCGATTGGTTGGTCACCTTAGAAAATGCTTTAGTCGCACCTTTCGTCGCCGGAGCCACATTCATTGGTTCTATGGGGAATATTCCACTCGCTACAGTTCTCAATGAAAACGGTGTTCTATTTGCCGGGATCATGGGCTTTATCTATTCCGATCTAATGGTACCGCCACTGGTTCATATCAATGCCAAATACTATGGTTGGAAGGTGGCTCTTTACATTGCAGGAATTATGTTCGTCAGTATTGTGGCAACTGCACTTATCCTTAACGCAGGTTTTAGCTTCTTCGGTATTATTCCCGACTCAGCAAAAGCCGTCCAAGATGTCACACAATTTAAAATCGACTACACTTTCTGGATGAATATGGTCTTTCTATTTGTAACGGGGGGCATGATCTATCTCTATAAGCAACATAAGAAACATCATGGCTCAGGCATGGATATGCAAATGGACGGTGGTGGGAAGATTAAAAAAGCAGCCGTTACTCTCTTTATTCTCATCAATGTAGTCGGAATTCTCGCCTTCGGCTACTCAACTCTTATAAACTAG
- a CDS encoding efflux RND transporter periplasmic adaptor subunit, translating to MNNKFDIKSIAKIAGLILIGLSLGWLLFGGAPDQPQSLDEHIEQVHTDEEGNVIYTCSMHPSIRENEPGNCPICGMELIPVSEDGAGEESPYELTMSEAATKLADVQTSKVIKDVAVTSHLLPGKVMVDERRLKTLPAHVPGRIEELYINFTGEYISQGERVASIYSPELVSAQKELLEVAKDKERNPSLYKAARNKLLNWDITEAQINQIEASQTVMNNVDIISKVNGYVINKMIEVGSHVQQGSTMFKLADLSKVWVMFDAYESDVANIKVGDNVSFTVEALPGEQFSAKITFVDPVLNAQSRTVSVRAEAENSDLLLKPNMLTQGRIRSDLSSRGEQILVPKSAVLWTGERSVVYVKKPNTTQPTFEFREVVLGQRVGDQYIVKSGLSEGEEVVTNGTFKIDSAAQLAGKASMMNKTPDGRPVRTGHEGHTMEGSGNGSDEGSMSSMSSSSQRTQSSNINAPQAFKSQVAQLVASYIDFKNALVSSKPDLAGEEVNSMQYDLKQVDMSLLDGQGHMIWMNQLDSLQTALTQLVNTQDLAKQREQLMDLSNVMLNVVKTFQIEGVYYQQFCPMASNGKGAYWLSEKETINNPYFGEQMISCGETIERIENQ from the coding sequence ATGAATAATAAATTTGATATTAAAAGTATTGCAAAAATAGCCGGTCTTATACTCATCGGATTGAGCCTTGGCTGGTTGCTTTTTGGTGGAGCCCCAGACCAACCTCAATCTCTCGATGAACATATCGAACAAGTGCATACCGATGAAGAAGGGAATGTCATCTACACATGTAGCATGCACCCAAGTATCCGTGAAAATGAACCGGGTAACTGCCCAATTTGTGGTATGGAACTTATCCCCGTCTCAGAAGATGGAGCCGGAGAAGAAAGCCCCTATGAACTTACAATGTCTGAGGCAGCGACTAAACTAGCCGATGTTCAAACATCTAAAGTGATTAAAGATGTTGCCGTTACTTCACATCTTCTTCCCGGAAAAGTCATGGTCGATGAACGACGCCTTAAAACCTTACCCGCTCATGTGCCCGGACGTATTGAAGAACTCTATATCAATTTTACAGGTGAGTATATCTCACAAGGTGAACGTGTGGCCTCTATTTATTCTCCTGAACTCGTCAGTGCTCAAAAAGAACTGCTTGAAGTTGCAAAAGATAAAGAGCGCAACCCATCTCTCTATAAAGCAGCTCGTAATAAACTGCTCAATTGGGACATTACCGAGGCACAGATCAATCAGATTGAAGCATCCCAAACAGTTATGAACAATGTCGATATCATTTCCAAGGTGAATGGTTATGTCATCAACAAAATGATCGAGGTGGGCAGTCATGTTCAACAAGGCTCAACCATGTTCAAGTTGGCCGACCTGTCTAAAGTCTGGGTCATGTTTGATGCCTATGAAAGTGATGTCGCAAATATCAAAGTAGGAGATAATGTCTCTTTTACAGTTGAAGCCTTACCCGGAGAACAATTTAGCGCCAAAATCACATTCGTTGATCCCGTCTTAAATGCCCAGTCCCGAACAGTCTCTGTCAGAGCAGAAGCTGAAAACAGTGATTTATTACTAAAACCCAATATGCTTACACAAGGGCGTATTCGGTCTGATTTAAGCTCCCGAGGTGAACAAATTCTTGTTCCAAAATCGGCCGTACTTTGGACGGGCGAACGCTCTGTGGTTTACGTCAAAAAACCGAATACCACTCAGCCCACCTTTGAATTTAGAGAAGTTGTCCTCGGTCAGCGTGTTGGCGATCAATATATCGTGAAATCAGGGCTTTCAGAGGGAGAAGAAGTTGTCACCAACGGTACGTTTAAAATTGACAGTGCTGCTCAACTGGCAGGTAAAGCCAGTATGATGAACAAAACCCCGGACGGGCGCCCGGTCAGAACAGGCCATGAAGGTCACACTATGGAGGGTTCTGGGAATGGTTCTGATGAGGGCTCAATGTCCTCTATGAGTTCATCTAGCCAAAGAACACAAAGCTCAAATATCAATGCGCCACAAGCATTTAAATCCCAAGTTGCGCAATTGGTTGCAAGCTACATTGACTTTAAAAATGCACTTGTAAGTTCTAAGCCTGATTTAGCAGGTGAAGAAGTAAACAGCATGCAATACGATCTAAAACAAGTCGATATGAGCTTGTTGGACGGACAGGGGCACATGATTTGGATGAACCAACTGGACTCTCTACAAACAGCGCTTACTCAACTGGTTAATACTCAAGATTTGGCTAAACAACGAGAGCAATTGATGGATCTATCCAATGTCATGCTCAATGTTGTCAAAACATTCCAAATAGAAGGGGTGTACTACCAACAGTTTTGTCCAATGGCAAGCAATGGTAAGGGAGCTTACTGGCTCAGTGAAAAAGAGACCATCAATAATCCATATTTCGGAGAACAGATGATCTCTTGCGGAGAAACTATAGAAAGAATTGAAAACCAATAA
- a CDS encoding MerR family transcriptional regulator, whose amino-acid sequence MDKERQIMWNTPDNKYSDITTFKIGEVARRADVNKETVRYYEKRGLIPEPDRRRSGYRIFTQRHIDQIKFIKRSQELGFTLNEIQELLDLRMDEETTCSQIKTEAEEKYQDVVSKIRDLKRIKATLTELIDSCSGQGPKGDCPILEALEGDSETGKKLR is encoded by the coding sequence TTGGATAAAGAAAGACAAATTATGTGGAATACCCCAGACAATAAATATAGTGATATCACGACCTTTAAAATTGGAGAGGTCGCACGTCGTGCAGATGTTAATAAAGAGACGGTTCGCTACTATGAAAAACGAGGGCTAATCCCTGAACCTGACCGCAGGCGTTCCGGTTATCGGATTTTCACGCAACGGCATATTGACCAGATTAAGTTTATAAAACGCTCCCAAGAGTTAGGCTTTACATTAAATGAAATTCAGGAGCTGCTTGACCTTCGAATGGATGAAGAAACGACCTGTTCCCAAATTAAAACCGAAGCGGAAGAAAAATACCAGGATGTGGTATCAAAAATCAGAGATCTCAAAAGGATCAAAGCTACTTTGACTGAACTCATTGATTCCTGTTCGGGGCAAGGCCCCAAAGGGGATTGTCCGATATTAGAAGCATTGGAAGGTGATAGTGAGACAGGCAAAAAACTGAGATAG
- a CDS encoding DUF3347 domain-containing protein — translation MKTLLTLILTTVISIPAFAQDHSNHSHNEHLNTLVSEYVKIKEALVKDDFEQAKKYLAAFTLEAKTNDDMNSHHSHADKHISHHNKMADALNQAESAQSISQLRDAFDEISIELLSAIENQDYKQQTIYVQFCSMANKGEGSKWLSTKKTIENPYYGQSMLGCGDIIKTIQ, via the coding sequence ATGAAAACACTACTTACACTCATACTTACAACGGTGATAAGTATTCCGGCATTTGCACAAGACCATAGCAATCATTCTCACAATGAACATTTAAACACACTTGTGAGCGAGTACGTAAAAATCAAAGAGGCTTTGGTAAAAGATGATTTTGAACAAGCAAAAAAATATCTGGCTGCTTTCACCTTAGAAGCAAAAACCAATGATGACATGAATAGTCATCATTCTCATGCAGACAAACACATCTCTCATCACAATAAAATGGCGGACGCACTCAATCAAGCCGAGTCAGCCCAATCAATTTCTCAGCTGCGAGACGCCTTCGATGAAATCAGCATAGAGTTACTTTCAGCAATTGAAAATCAAGACTACAAACAACAAACGATCTATGTACAGTTTTGTTCAATGGCTAATAAGGGAGAAGGGTCCAAATGGCTCAGCACGAAAAAAACTATTGAAAATCCCTATTACGGTCAATCTATGCTTGGCTGTGGGGACATTATCAAAACCATCCAATAA
- a CDS encoding copper-translocating P-type ATPase, protein MSHKDMKHDKSNGHDHHDHHAHMAQDFIKRFWISLALSLPIIALSPMIQEFLGLRDVLSFSGDLYVSFVLSSIVFFYGGWPFLTGLIDELKKKQPGMMTLIAIAISVAYLYSTLVVFVVEGKIFFWELVTLVDIMLIGHYIEMKSVMSASKALEELAKLMPSEAHLVQDDGSTKDVALKELKSGDRVLIKPGEKIPADGVVIKGNSSVNESLMTGESKPVSKSKDDEVIGGSLNGEGSLTIEINRTGKDSFLSQVIDLVKQAQDSKSKTQDLANRAAFWLTIIALGAGFLTFFVWTAFTTEDFVFALERTVTVMVIACPHALGLAVPLVVAVSTNLAAQNGFLIRNRTAFEEARKLGAVIFDKTGTLTKGVFEVTDIVNYTNDYEDERLLQLAASLEQNSEHPIAQGIVKASDESLEIEDFNSITGKGIEGKVDGLSIKVVSPGYLEEQDIEQPDDQYQSLSSQGKTVVFIIIENNLVGAIALGDTIREDSKTAIKQLHEMGIQCIMLTGDNKQTAAYVAKELGLDDYFAEVLPNEKADKIKEVQSRGLKVAMTGDGVNDAPALAQADVGIAIGAGSDVAVETGDIILTKSNPKDVAALVALAKLTYKKMVQNLWWATGYNALAIPLAAGVLYAYGIILNPALGAGLMSLSTVIVAFNARLLKLQD, encoded by the coding sequence ATGTCTCATAAAGACATGAAACATGATAAATCAAATGGTCACGATCATCATGACCATCATGCACACATGGCCCAAGATTTTATAAAACGGTTTTGGATATCTCTGGCTTTAAGTTTGCCGATTATAGCCCTTTCACCTATGATCCAAGAGTTTCTGGGCTTACGGGATGTACTATCATTTTCAGGTGATCTTTACGTCTCTTTTGTGCTCTCTAGTATTGTCTTCTTTTATGGTGGATGGCCGTTCTTAACGGGATTAATTGACGAGCTTAAGAAAAAGCAACCGGGGATGATGACGTTAATCGCCATTGCCATTAGTGTGGCATATCTATACAGCACTCTGGTTGTTTTTGTCGTGGAGGGAAAAATATTCTTCTGGGAGCTTGTCACTCTGGTCGATATCATGCTGATTGGACATTATATCGAAATGAAATCGGTCATGAGTGCGTCCAAAGCTTTGGAAGAGCTTGCCAAGCTCATGCCCTCTGAAGCACACTTGGTTCAAGATGACGGCTCAACCAAAGATGTTGCATTAAAAGAACTTAAATCCGGGGATCGGGTCCTTATCAAACCCGGTGAAAAAATCCCTGCTGATGGCGTTGTTATAAAGGGAAATAGCTCCGTTAATGAATCGTTGATGACCGGAGAGTCCAAACCTGTCTCTAAAAGTAAGGATGATGAAGTGATAGGTGGCTCACTCAATGGTGAAGGATCACTGACCATTGAGATCAATCGTACCGGTAAGGATTCATTCTTATCCCAAGTGATTGATCTGGTAAAGCAAGCCCAAGACAGTAAATCCAAAACCCAAGATCTGGCCAACCGTGCCGCTTTTTGGCTCACCATAATTGCTCTTGGAGCAGGATTTTTGACATTTTTCGTTTGGACAGCCTTTACAACAGAAGATTTTGTTTTTGCGTTGGAAAGAACAGTAACGGTGATGGTGATTGCCTGCCCTCATGCTCTCGGATTAGCTGTGCCGTTGGTTGTTGCCGTATCAACCAATTTAGCCGCTCAAAATGGATTTTTAATCCGTAACCGAACAGCTTTTGAAGAGGCAAGAAAACTTGGCGCAGTTATTTTTGATAAGACCGGAACACTCACCAAGGGTGTGTTCGAAGTCACTGATATCGTGAACTATACCAATGATTATGAAGATGAACGCCTGCTTCAATTGGCAGCCTCTTTAGAGCAAAATTCTGAACACCCCATTGCTCAAGGCATTGTAAAAGCCAGTGATGAATCATTGGAAATTGAGGACTTTAACTCCATTACCGGAAAAGGGATTGAAGGCAAAGTGGATGGGCTATCCATCAAAGTTGTCAGTCCAGGCTATTTAGAAGAACAAGACATAGAACAACCCGATGACCAGTATCAAAGCTTATCCTCTCAAGGTAAAACGGTCGTCTTTATCATCATTGAAAACAACCTTGTCGGTGCGATAGCTCTTGGTGATACCATCAGAGAAGACTCCAAGACAGCTATTAAACAACTTCATGAGATGGGAATCCAATGCATTATGCTCACCGGGGATAACAAACAAACGGCCGCTTATGTCGCCAAAGAGCTAGGTCTGGATGACTACTTTGCCGAAGTTCTGCCTAACGAGAAAGCCGACAAAATTAAAGAGGTGCAATCCCGAGGCCTTAAAGTTGCCATGACCGGAGACGGTGTGAATGATGCACCCGCTCTTGCTCAGGCCGATGTCGGAATTGCTATTGGTGCAGGATCAGATGTAGCTGTAGAAACGGGCGATATTATCCTCACAAAAAGCAACCCTAAAGATGTAGCTGCACTCGTTGCACTTGCGAAATTGACCTATAAGAAAATGGTTCAAAATCTATGGTGGGCAACAGGATATAACGCTTTAGCCATTCCGTTGGCTGCCGGGGTTTTATATGCCTATGGCATTATCCTAAACCCGGCACTTGGCGCAGGGTTGATGTCGTTGAGCACCGTAATTGTCGCCTTTAATGCACGTCTTTTAAAACTGCAAGATTAA
- a CDS encoding GDCCVxC domain-containing (seleno)protein: MKDILLLSTITCPTCGIKRELKMTDDACQFFWECPSCKSVIKPNQGDCCVFCSYGDVPCPPIQKKKNCC, from the coding sequence ATGAAAGATATACTTCTGCTATCCACAATTACCTGCCCCACATGCGGTATCAAAAGAGAACTAAAAATGACGGATGATGCTTGCCAATTTTTTTGGGAATGCCCCAGTTGTAAATCGGTTATAAAACCAAATCAGGGTGACTGCTGTGTGTTTTGTTCTTATGGTGATGTACCCTGTCCTCCAATTCAAAAGAAGAAAAATTGCTGTTAA
- a CDS encoding TolC family protein: MRYNQIVTSIITSFALALIILIPEVSHGQSLDEYLIIAGENNPTLKTEFTKYRASLEQVPQVTALPDPDLSFGYFISPIETRVGPQQSRIGLNQMFPWFGTLSAKGDVATELAKSQFEVFEEARNKLFFQVKQQWYKLYLLHQSIDILEENIDILQTFENLSLQRYETGQVSQVDVLRVQIEKEDLQVQLELLKDQLKTNEIAFNELLNQDKSSPVKVSDRLALTPFTVNEVELSQQILSRNPRLSKLDYQALSAQRSIDVAQKSGMPKFGVGFDYIFTDERTDMNPSGNGDDAFMVKLGVKIPLWRGKYQAQEKQAKLNYRSIQDQQQAVENSLKTDLEKALTDLKDAERRNKLYKDIQIRRARQAIDILLEEYTSSSADFEELLRLQQKLLKFQLAQEQSIADQNTAVAYLEYLSGSYNTTPEQMNVKN, from the coding sequence ATGAGATATAATCAAATTGTAACATCAATCATTACCAGTTTTGCTCTGGCACTTATCATACTGATACCAGAAGTATCACATGGTCAGTCGCTAGATGAGTACCTCATCATAGCTGGGGAAAACAACCCCACTTTAAAGACTGAGTTTACAAAATACCGTGCATCTTTGGAGCAAGTGCCACAGGTAACGGCACTGCCTGACCCGGATTTATCTTTTGGATATTTCATCTCACCCATTGAAACCAGAGTTGGACCGCAACAAAGCCGTATCGGTCTTAACCAAATGTTCCCATGGTTCGGTACGCTCTCGGCCAAAGGCGATGTCGCTACTGAGCTTGCTAAATCTCAATTCGAAGTATTTGAAGAAGCACGCAATAAGCTCTTTTTCCAAGTGAAACAGCAGTGGTATAAACTTTATTTACTACATCAGTCTATCGACATTCTTGAAGAAAATATCGACATCCTGCAAACCTTTGAAAATCTCTCTTTACAACGCTATGAGACAGGTCAAGTCAGTCAGGTTGATGTATTAAGGGTACAAATTGAAAAAGAAGATCTGCAAGTCCAGTTAGAGCTTTTGAAAGATCAACTCAAAACAAATGAGATTGCTTTCAATGAACTTCTTAACCAAGATAAGAGTAGCCCAGTCAAGGTCTCTGATAGATTAGCATTAACACCATTTACAGTAAATGAAGTGGAGCTTTCACAACAGATACTCTCGAGAAATCCAAGATTGTCAAAACTTGATTATCAAGCACTGTCTGCACAACGATCAATTGATGTTGCTCAAAAAAGCGGAATGCCAAAATTTGGTGTCGGCTTCGACTATATCTTTACCGATGAAAGAACCGATATGAACCCCTCCGGTAACGGTGATGATGCTTTTATGGTCAAATTAGGTGTAAAAATTCCTTTATGGAGAGGGAAATACCAAGCCCAAGAAAAACAGGCCAAACTGAATTACAGATCTATCCAAGATCAACAACAAGCCGTTGAAAACAGTCTTAAAACAGATTTAGAAAAAGCCCTGACAGATTTAAAAGACGCAGAAAGACGTAATAAACTCTACAAAGATATTCAGATCAGGAGAGCTCGCCAGGCAATAGATATTCTTCTAGAAGAATACACCTCATCCTCTGCCGATTTTGAAGAACTACTCAGACTTCAACAAAAACTACTCAAGTTTCAATTGGCTCAGGAGCAATCTATCGCCGATCAAAACACGGCTGTGGCTTATCTGGAGTATTTATCCGGCTCTTACAACACCACGCCCGAACAAATGAATGTTAAAAACTAA